In one window of Pseudodesulfovibrio sediminis DNA:
- a CDS encoding acetate--CoA ligase family protein: MSTNCHAFGSVEVSIDFTAITTLFKQAHAEGRDTLFEYEVYDLLRQSGAETPPRAILLERGARIADETISGMTGDKVVLKIVSPTIIHKTEVGGVRVVENTPDKIRSAWRRMLYEVPERSADMIERRGGDSAGPYAGLTGESLITAISRDIRGVLLVEFMQPDSQAFGNELIVGIRRTREFGMILGAGLGGTDTELYAERFRKGQAVVASSTSLTDGETFFELFRKTLSYKKLAGLTRGQRRIVTDEQLIECFTSFIDMANQYSPDNPDAPFIIEELEINPFAYADYLMVPLDGMCRFSKPDALPATRPVEKIDRLLHPSSMGIVGVSSSRMNFGRIILNNVLKAGFDKEECVIIRPGVDAIDGVRCVDSLSALDRKLDLFVVAVGAGQVPALVDDLIDLDCAESVMLIPGGLGETAESEERARTVIKKINAAHDLGGGPVFLGGNCMGVVSRPGAYDTWFIPEEKLPKFSSGRHHRAAFISQSGAFMLTRLSQCPILDPAYMISVGNQTDLTLGDLVTYFADSDEVDVLAVYAEGFNDMDGLDFCKGVRQAVLKGKEVIFYKAGRTPEGKTATSGHTASLAGDYVVCESCVRQAGAVVAQSFTQFENLFMLAERLHDKTILGNRLAAVSGAGFEAVGMADSIQSDDYSMELAPLSKETKDRLASLCEKNRLASLVTVTNPLDITPGANDQVHADAVRILAEGNSVDAVVVGLDPLSPVMRTLADPEHAEFQLDDERSITNLLEELLPGLDTPVIGVVDGGRLYDPLVDRLKEAGLCTFRTSDQAVAALAQYIDGRLNAERIRRLAGA, translated from the coding sequence ATGTCCACCAACTGTCACGCTTTCGGCTCCGTGGAAGTCTCCATCGATTTCACGGCCATCACCACATTGTTCAAGCAGGCCCATGCCGAAGGGCGCGACACCCTGTTTGAATACGAAGTGTACGATCTGTTGCGTCAATCCGGGGCCGAGACACCGCCCCGTGCGATCCTGCTGGAACGGGGCGCGCGTATCGCCGACGAGACCATCTCCGGCATGACCGGCGACAAGGTCGTCCTCAAGATCGTGTCGCCGACAATCATCCACAAAACCGAAGTGGGGGGCGTTCGTGTGGTGGAGAACACCCCGGACAAGATCCGTTCGGCCTGGCGGCGCATGTTGTACGAAGTGCCGGAACGAAGTGCGGACATGATCGAGCGGCGAGGCGGCGACAGTGCCGGTCCGTACGCCGGACTGACCGGCGAGAGCCTGATCACGGCCATCTCCCGGGATATCCGGGGCGTCCTCCTGGTCGAATTCATGCAGCCGGATTCCCAGGCTTTCGGCAATGAACTGATCGTGGGCATTCGCCGGACCCGCGAGTTCGGCATGATCCTCGGCGCCGGGTTGGGCGGCACCGATACCGAGCTGTATGCAGAGCGGTTTCGCAAGGGGCAGGCCGTGGTGGCCTCGTCCACGTCCCTGACAGATGGCGAGACGTTTTTCGAGCTGTTTCGCAAGACCCTGTCCTACAAGAAGCTGGCCGGGTTGACGCGCGGCCAGCGGCGCATCGTCACTGACGAGCAACTTATCGAATGTTTCACCTCCTTTATTGACATGGCCAACCAGTATTCACCGGACAACCCTGACGCGCCGTTCATCATCGAGGAGCTGGAGATCAACCCCTTTGCCTATGCGGATTACCTCATGGTGCCGCTGGATGGCATGTGTCGTTTCTCCAAGCCCGACGCATTGCCGGCAACCCGTCCTGTGGAGAAGATCGACAGGCTGCTGCATCCCAGCTCCATGGGAATCGTGGGGGTATCGTCTTCGCGTATGAATTTCGGTCGTATCATCCTGAATAACGTGCTCAAGGCAGGCTTTGACAAGGAGGAGTGCGTCATTATTCGTCCTGGTGTGGATGCAATCGACGGTGTGCGGTGCGTGGACAGTCTGTCCGCGCTGGACAGAAAGCTTGATCTTTTCGTGGTCGCGGTGGGTGCAGGGCAGGTTCCGGCTCTGGTCGACGATCTCATCGATCTTGACTGTGCCGAGTCGGTCATGCTCATTCCCGGTGGACTGGGTGAGACCGCAGAGAGCGAGGAGCGCGCACGAACAGTCATCAAAAAGATCAATGCCGCGCATGATCTGGGGGGCGGGCCCGTCTTTCTGGGCGGCAACTGCATGGGGGTGGTCTCCAGACCGGGAGCCTATGATACATGGTTCATCCCCGAGGAGAAGCTGCCGAAGTTCTCGTCCGGCAGGCATCACCGTGCAGCGTTCATTTCGCAATCCGGTGCGTTCATGCTCACCCGTCTCTCGCAGTGTCCCATTCTGGACCCGGCCTATATGATCTCCGTGGGCAACCAGACCGATCTGACGCTGGGTGATCTGGTGACCTATTTTGCCGACAGTGACGAGGTGGACGTGCTCGCGGTGTATGCGGAAGGGTTCAATGACATGGACGGTCTGGACTTCTGCAAGGGCGTGCGTCAGGCCGTGCTCAAAGGCAAGGAAGTGATTTTCTACAAGGCCGGACGGACCCCGGAGGGCAAGACCGCCACCAGCGGACATACGGCCTCGCTCGCCGGTGATTACGTGGTCTGCGAGTCCTGTGTGCGCCAGGCCGGAGCTGTGGTGGCCCAGTCGTTCACCCAGTTCGAGAACCTGTTCATGCTGGCCGAGCGGCTGCACGACAAGACCATCCTCGGCAATCGTCTGGCCGCGGTTTCCGGGGCGGGGTTCGAGGCCGTGGGCATGGCCGACTCCATCCAGTCCGATGATTATTCCATGGAGCTGGCACCGCTCTCGAAAGAGACAAAGGACCGCCTCGCCTCGTTGTGTGAGAAGAACCGGCTGGCTTCGCTGGTCACTGTGACGAATCCGCTGGATATCACGCCCGGCGCAAACGATCAGGTACACGCGGACGCTGTCCGTATCCTGGCTGAGGGCAACAGCGTGGATGCCGTGGTGGTCGGGTTGGACCCGCTGTCGCCGGTCATGCGCACGTTGGCCGACCCGGAGCACGCCGAATTTCAGTTGGATGACGAGCGATCCATCACGAACCTGCTTGAGGAGCTTCTCCCTGGTCTGGATACCCCGGTCATCGGGGTTGTTGACGGAGGGCGGTTGTATGATCCGTTGGTGGATCGGTTGAAGGAAGCGGGTTTGTGTACGTTCCGCACTTCGGATCAGGCGGTTGCCGCGCTAGCTCAATATATCGACGGGCGGCTCAACGCGGAACGAATCCGGAGACTTGCCGGGGCCTGA
- a CDS encoding TRAP transporter substrate-binding protein, which translates to MRKLLATILVAAVICVALPTLGQAETKLTYSNFFPPTNHQSKLAEEWCKEVEKRTGGKVVVEYYPGGTLTKAKQCYDGVVEGMSDIGMSCLAYSRGRFPVMAAVDLPLGYKTAAQATHTANAVYEHFKPAELSDVEVMYFNGHGPGLLFTVNKPITTLEDIKGEKIRATGNSAKLVAALGGTPVAKPMPENYQLLQKGVVDGSMHPIESNKSFKLGEVCKFGTDSFDVAYTTVFFIVMNKDKWASIDPASQQIIREINKEWAEKHAAAWDEADTNGRQFFLDQGGKIVELTPEESAKWVKAAQPVLDSYVADTSKKGLDGKAVLEFTQSTLK; encoded by the coding sequence ATGAGAAAACTTCTGGCAACAATTCTGGTCGCAGCCGTTATCTGCGTCGCTCTGCCCACCCTGGGCCAGGCCGAAACCAAACTGACCTACTCCAACTTCTTCCCACCCACCAACCACCAGTCAAAACTGGCTGAAGAGTGGTGCAAGGAAGTGGAGAAGCGGACCGGCGGCAAGGTCGTTGTGGAATACTACCCCGGCGGCACACTGACCAAGGCCAAACAATGCTATGACGGTGTTGTCGAAGGCATGTCCGACATCGGCATGTCCTGTCTCGCTTACTCCCGTGGCCGCTTCCCGGTCATGGCCGCCGTAGACCTCCCTCTGGGATACAAGACCGCAGCCCAGGCAACACACACCGCCAACGCCGTGTACGAACACTTCAAACCGGCAGAGCTGTCCGACGTCGAGGTCATGTACTTCAACGGACACGGTCCCGGGCTGCTCTTCACGGTCAACAAACCGATCACGACTCTGGAAGACATCAAGGGTGAAAAAATCCGTGCAACCGGCAACTCCGCAAAGCTTGTGGCTGCGCTGGGCGGCACCCCCGTGGCCAAGCCCATGCCGGAGAACTACCAGCTCCTGCAAAAAGGCGTGGTGGACGGCAGTATGCACCCCATTGAGTCCAACAAGTCCTTCAAGCTGGGTGAAGTCTGCAAGTTCGGCACCGACTCCTTTGACGTTGCCTACACCACGGTCTTCTTCATCGTCATGAACAAGGACAAGTGGGCATCCATTGATCCCGCTTCCCAGCAGATCATCCGCGAGATCAATAAAGAATGGGCGGAAAAGCACGCTGCCGCCTGGGACGAAGCCGACACCAACGGCCGCCAGTTCTTCTTGGACCAGGGAGGCAAGATCGTCGAACTCACCCCTGAAGAATCCGCCAAATGGGTCAAGGCCGCACAGCCTGTTCTGGACAGTTATGTCGCTGACACCTCCAAGAAGGGCCTTGACGGCAAGGCAGTCCTGGAGTTCACTCAGTCCACCCTGAAATAA
- a CDS encoding TRAP transporter substrate-binding protein: MKKHLLTLAALFLLTLGLSSMASAESVRLSYSSFFPPTHIQSRLAEQWCNEVELRTGKDVIIDFYPGSTLTKAKQTYDGVVEGISDIGQSALAYSRGRFPVMAAVDLPMGYQTGVQATRVANAVYTEFNPAEFNDVKVLYFHAHGPGLLFTTEKPVKTMADLKGLKIRSTGNSAKLIKALGGTPVAQPMPSAYQSLQKGVVDGSVHPMESNKGWKLGEVVRHCTMTVPVGYTTTFFVVINKDKWDEISPKSQEIIEQINKEWSVKHGQAWDESDKVGKEFLQKQGGDFTELDAAEAAKWVEAAQPVLEAYEQGEGKKVDGKKVVEFIKAEMTKSP; this comes from the coding sequence TACTCACACTAGCCGCACTGTTTCTGCTGACTCTGGGGCTATCCTCAATGGCCAGCGCCGAATCCGTCCGCCTCTCCTACTCCAGTTTTTTCCCGCCCACCCACATCCAGTCCAGACTGGCCGAGCAGTGGTGCAATGAAGTGGAACTGCGCACGGGCAAGGATGTCATCATCGACTTCTACCCCGGTAGCACTCTGACCAAGGCAAAACAAACCTACGACGGCGTGGTCGAAGGCATCTCCGACATCGGACAATCCGCACTGGCCTACTCGCGCGGCCGGTTCCCGGTCATGGCCGCCGTCGACCTGCCCATGGGCTACCAGACCGGCGTCCAGGCCACTCGCGTTGCCAACGCGGTGTACACCGAGTTCAACCCCGCAGAATTCAATGATGTAAAAGTCCTGTACTTCCACGCCCACGGTCCCGGCCTGCTCTTCACCACGGAAAAACCGGTCAAGACCATGGCAGACCTCAAGGGCCTGAAAATCCGCTCCACCGGCAACTCCGCAAAGCTGATCAAGGCCCTGGGCGGCACGCCTGTGGCACAGCCCATGCCCTCCGCATACCAGTCCCTGCAAAAGGGCGTGGTAGACGGTTCCGTTCACCCCATGGAGTCCAACAAAGGCTGGAAGCTGGGCGAAGTGGTCAGGCACTGCACCATGACCGTCCCGGTCGGCTACACCACCACCTTCTTCGTGGTCATCAACAAGGACAAATGGGACGAGATCTCTCCCAAGAGCCAGGAAATCATCGAGCAGATCAACAAGGAATGGTCCGTCAAGCACGGCCAGGCCTGGGATGAATCCGACAAGGTCGGCAAGGAATTCCTGCAGAAGCAGGGTGGCGACTTCACCGAACTCGATGCCGCCGAAGCCGCCAAGTGGGTTGAAGCCGCACAGCCTGTCCTCGAAGCGTATGAGCAGGGCGAAGGCAAGAAAGTGGACGGCAAGAAAGTGGTCGAATTCATCAAGGCTGAAATGACAAAAAGTCCATAG
- a CDS encoding substrate-binding periplasmic protein produces the protein MAQEVVVAVDHFPPWKIIDEEKISGIDIELVQALLAEVGMTPKLFPCPWSRALSMMKTGQADMISGILKRPEREKTMIFIAPPYKTKSRKAFYIRTGTRDIVSYEDLSNLTIGVQHDAIYFDRFDTDQSLRKAPVHEDKLNFKMLAAGRVDTVIITESIGDYLVADLGLNSRITKATYCHDKAVPVYFAVSRKSPLAARVKELSEAAQRLSESGVFDRIIADYFTQLKTDQPPSQ, from the coding sequence ATGGCGCAGGAAGTCGTCGTTGCCGTGGACCATTTCCCGCCCTGGAAAATCATCGATGAAGAAAAGATCAGCGGGATAGATATCGAGCTTGTCCAAGCCCTGCTCGCAGAGGTTGGAATGACCCCCAAGTTGTTCCCCTGCCCGTGGTCACGCGCCTTGAGCATGATGAAAACAGGGCAAGCCGACATGATCAGCGGGATACTCAAACGCCCTGAGCGCGAAAAAACCATGATCTTCATTGCCCCTCCCTATAAAACCAAATCACGCAAAGCCTTTTACATACGCACAGGCACACGAGACATTGTCAGTTATGAAGACCTGAGCAACCTGACTATCGGGGTGCAACACGACGCCATTTATTTCGACCGATTTGATACGGATCAAAGCCTGAGAAAAGCCCCCGTACATGAGGACAAGCTCAACTTCAAAATGCTCGCCGCAGGTAGAGTGGACACGGTGATCATCACTGAAAGCATCGGAGACTACCTTGTCGCGGACCTTGGCTTGAACTCCCGGATAACCAAGGCGACCTACTGCCACGACAAGGCCGTCCCGGTCTATTTCGCCGTATCGAGAAAGTCCCCGTTGGCCGCTCGGGTCAAGGAACTCTCGGAGGCGGCTCAACGTCTCTCGGAATCGGGAGTATTCGACAGGATCATCGCGGACTATTTCACACAGCTGAAGACAGACCAGCCCCCTTCTCAATAA
- a CDS encoding nitroreductase family protein, with protein MPLFTINPDKCNKDGLCAADCPAGCIVFEKGALPVPHEKKQAYCLECGHCVAVCPTDAIELARFPVSAVRQDKALKVSFAQAEQFLTGRRSVRSFKDKPVDREQIASLIKVAEFAPSGHNARPTRWAVAATPEAVATIASATAEWMRGEVEAESPVAAKLHLAGIVRAFDNGQDMICRHAPVLAVAYGPKQGVTPLQDGVIATTYLELAASAAGLGACWCGYVMAAASLESTFDSVLGVPDDCTVYGALMLGHPARRYTAIPPRPEPSVTWL; from the coding sequence ATGCCGCTTTTCACTATAAATCCCGACAAATGCAATAAGGACGGATTGTGCGCCGCCGACTGTCCGGCTGGTTGTATTGTCTTTGAAAAAGGCGCCCTGCCTGTCCCCCATGAAAAGAAACAGGCCTACTGCCTGGAGTGCGGCCACTGTGTCGCCGTGTGCCCCACGGACGCCATTGAGCTTGCCCGTTTTCCTGTGTCTGCCGTTCGACAGGACAAAGCCCTGAAAGTCTCTTTCGCGCAGGCCGAGCAGTTTCTCACTGGCCGCCGTTCCGTGCGTTCATTCAAGGACAAGCCCGTGGATCGGGAACAGATAGCCTCGCTGATCAAGGTGGCCGAATTCGCGCCGTCAGGGCATAACGCCCGCCCCACTCGCTGGGCCGTAGCCGCAACGCCTGAGGCCGTGGCGACCATTGCCTCTGCAACGGCTGAATGGATGCGGGGCGAGGTGGAGGCCGAATCTCCTGTGGCGGCAAAACTCCATCTGGCAGGGATCGTCCGTGCCTTTGACAACGGGCAGGATATGATCTGCCGTCATGCTCCGGTGTTGGCCGTGGCCTATGGTCCCAAACAGGGCGTCACCCCTCTGCAGGACGGCGTCATCGCCACCACCTATCTGGAGCTGGCGGCTTCGGCTGCAGGCCTTGGGGCTTGCTGGTGCGGCTATGTGATGGCTGCCGCGTCACTGGAATCGACCTTTGACAGCGTGTTGGGTGTGCCTGATGACTGTACCGTCTATGGTGCGTTGATGCTCGGTCATCCCGCGCGTCGGTACACAGCGATTCCGCCCCGTCCGGAACCGTCTGTTACCTGGTTGTAA
- a CDS encoding TRAP transporter small permease: MEKRKKGILGMTEKTMRIIAACSLFAMALMTGADVAMRGLFNTPIFGCEEIVSILGVIAVGFALPYTHFQRSHIGVEIFVRKLSKGPRRILKFMTNLCTLFLVGVITWRMFLYAQTLGESGEVSMNLELPEYLVVYVLSFGFSIYALCLAKDIVKFFTGNEA, translated from the coding sequence ATGGAAAAACGGAAAAAGGGCATCCTCGGCATGACCGAGAAGACCATGCGGATAATCGCCGCGTGCAGCCTGTTTGCCATGGCCCTCATGACCGGCGCTGATGTCGCCATGCGAGGGCTTTTCAACACCCCCATTTTCGGATGCGAAGAGATCGTCTCCATCCTCGGCGTCATAGCCGTTGGATTCGCCCTGCCCTACACCCATTTTCAACGCAGCCATATCGGTGTGGAAATTTTTGTTCGCAAACTTTCAAAAGGCCCCCGCCGCATACTCAAGTTCATGACGAACCTGTGTACGCTCTTTCTGGTGGGCGTCATCACCTGGCGCATGTTCCTCTATGCGCAGACGCTGGGTGAATCAGGCGAAGTCTCCATGAATCTGGAACTTCCCGAATACCTCGTTGTCTATGTGCTTTCCTTCGGCTTTTCCATATACGCCCTTTGTCTCGCTAAAGACATCGTCAAATTTTTCACCGGAAACGAGGCGTAA
- a CDS encoding TRAP transporter large permease — protein sequence MDPTTAGIIGITLMVLLFMTRMPVAFVMMLVGFIGFSLLTSWKGGLNLMSRNVYDSFAAYELSTIPLFILMGQIAFNCGISKRLYNTAYHFLGDIRGGLAMATVSACTAFGAVCGSSPATAATMSTVGIPEMKRYGYANSLATASVASGGGLGMIMPPSVVLIIYGVLTEQSIGALFVSGIFPALLLTALFIIGIYIQCRLNPALGPKGDSFTWKEKLKSTINLIDTLIIFVLVIGGIFKGWFTPTEAASIGVIGVLTLAVIKRQLSWQAFVNSLYETLRTSCMVLVLIAGAVVFGKFLAVTRIPFDLANAVGSMDLPPFAIMAAIIAIYFIGGCFMDSLALIMLTIPVFFPVVTNMGYDPIWFGIIIVLVTEMGVITPPVGINVYVVYGMCQKIAPDVTLEDVFKGIMPFMLSIIIGIALLFIFPQIILFLPGLMY from the coding sequence ATGGACCCGACCACTGCCGGAATCATCGGCATCACCCTCATGGTTCTTCTGTTCATGACCCGCATGCCTGTCGCGTTCGTCATGATGCTCGTGGGTTTCATCGGCTTCTCGCTCCTGACCTCTTGGAAAGGCGGCCTGAACCTCATGTCGCGTAATGTCTACGACTCCTTTGCGGCCTATGAGCTGTCCACCATCCCGCTGTTCATTCTCATGGGGCAGATCGCCTTCAACTGCGGTATTTCAAAACGACTCTACAACACGGCCTATCATTTCCTGGGGGACATACGAGGCGGCCTGGCCATGGCCACGGTCTCGGCCTGCACCGCGTTCGGCGCGGTGTGCGGGTCCAGCCCGGCCACGGCAGCAACCATGTCCACCGTGGGCATCCCGGAAATGAAACGCTACGGCTACGCCAACTCCCTGGCCACCGCATCCGTGGCCTCAGGTGGCGGACTGGGCATGATCATGCCCCCTTCCGTGGTACTCATCATCTATGGCGTGCTGACGGAGCAATCCATCGGCGCATTATTCGTGTCCGGCATCTTCCCCGCCCTGCTCCTGACCGCCCTGTTCATCATCGGTATCTACATTCAATGCCGCCTGAACCCGGCGCTCGGTCCCAAGGGGGATTCCTTCACCTGGAAGGAAAAGCTCAAATCCACGATCAACCTCATTGATACGCTGATCATCTTCGTGCTGGTCATCGGCGGTATCTTCAAGGGCTGGTTTACCCCCACGGAAGCGGCCTCCATCGGCGTCATCGGCGTGCTCACCCTGGCTGTCATAAAACGGCAGCTCTCGTGGCAGGCGTTCGTCAACTCTCTGTACGAGACCCTGCGCACGTCCTGCATGGTGCTTGTGCTCATCGCGGGTGCGGTGGTCTTCGGCAAGTTCCTGGCCGTGACGCGTATCCCCTTTGATCTGGCAAACGCGGTCGGATCTATGGACCTGCCCCCGTTCGCCATCATGGCCGCCATCATCGCCATCTACTTCATCGGCGGCTGTTTCATGGATTCACTGGCACTGATCATGCTGACCATTCCGGTCTTTTTCCCGGTAGTCACAAACATGGGGTACGACCCCATCTGGTTCGGCATCATCATCGTGCTGGTCACGGAGATGGGCGTCATCACACCGCCCGTGGGCATCAACGTGTACGTGGTCTACGGAATGTGCCAGAAGATAGCGCCGGATGTAACGCTGGAAGACGTGTTCAAAGGGATCATGCCCTTCATGTTGTCCATCATCATCGGCATCGCCCTGCTCTTCATCTTCCCGCAGATCATCCTGTTCCTGCCCGGTCTGATGTACTAG
- a CDS encoding glutamine--tRNA ligase/YqeY domain fusion protein, whose protein sequence is MSAKPDTPERGKDFIRQIIDADNASGKYKGRVQTRFPPEPNGYLHIGHAKSICLNFGVARDYDGICKLRFDDTNPVKEDVEYVDSIREDVSWLGFQWEANPFASDYFEKLYFIAELLIKMGKAYVDHQSADEIRENRGTLKEPGINSPYRDRTVEENLTLFRAMRSGDLADGECILRGKIDMAAPNVMLRDPALYRIKHADHHRTGDTWCIYPMYDFAHGLSDAIEGVTHSICTLEFENNRPLYDWCVDTLMDGLKQPELFGENSAIYEDLAARPGLKDRPWQYEFARLNITGTVLSKRKLIQLVQEGHVSGWDDPRMPTISGFRRRGFTPESIRDFCDRIGVAKADSTVEYALLEACVREDLNKRAPRYMGVMDPVKLVIENYPEDQVDEFDVALSPEDDSYGTRKVPFTRELWIERSDFMEDPPKKFFRMGPGREVRLRAAYYVLCTGYDTDAEGNVTEIRATYDPETKGGWLEGGRKVKGTMHWVSATHGLKAEVRNYTSLFSVDNPGAPEEGKTFVDYVDPDSLEVLPECYVEPALADMEPGVNFQFERTGYYCSDNKDHKPGKTMVFNRTTTLRDSWAKIQKKLEK, encoded by the coding sequence ATGAGCGCCAAGCCTGATACCCCGGAACGGGGCAAAGATTTCATCCGACAGATCATCGATGCTGACAACGCGAGCGGCAAATACAAGGGACGTGTCCAAACCAGGTTTCCCCCGGAACCCAACGGATACCTGCACATAGGCCACGCCAAATCAATCTGCCTGAATTTCGGCGTTGCCAGAGACTATGACGGCATCTGCAAGTTGCGCTTCGACGACACCAACCCGGTCAAGGAGGACGTCGAGTACGTGGACTCCATCCGGGAAGACGTCTCATGGCTCGGTTTCCAGTGGGAAGCCAACCCGTTCGCTTCCGATTATTTCGAAAAGCTCTATTTCATCGCCGAGCTGCTCATCAAGATGGGCAAGGCATATGTGGACCACCAGTCCGCCGACGAAATCCGCGAGAACCGGGGCACGCTCAAGGAACCCGGCATCAACTCTCCCTACCGCGACCGCACCGTGGAAGAGAACCTTACGTTGTTCCGTGCCATGCGCTCCGGCGACCTGGCTGACGGCGAATGCATTCTGCGCGGCAAGATAGACATGGCCGCGCCCAATGTCATGCTCCGTGATCCGGCCCTGTACCGCATCAAGCATGCCGACCATCACCGTACCGGCGACACATGGTGCATCTACCCCATGTACGATTTTGCCCACGGCCTGTCCGATGCCATCGAGGGCGTGACGCACTCCATCTGCACCCTGGAATTCGAAAACAACCGTCCCCTGTACGACTGGTGCGTGGACACCCTCATGGACGGCCTCAAACAGCCTGAACTGTTCGGTGAAAACAGCGCGATCTACGAAGACCTGGCCGCACGACCCGGTCTGAAAGACCGCCCCTGGCAGTACGAATTCGCCCGCCTGAACATCACTGGCACCGTGCTCTCCAAGCGCAAACTCATCCAGTTGGTGCAGGAAGGCCACGTATCGGGCTGGGACGATCCCCGCATGCCCACCATTTCCGGTTTCCGCAGGCGTGGCTTCACCCCGGAATCCATCCGCGACTTCTGCGACCGCATCGGCGTTGCCAAGGCGGATTCAACGGTTGAATACGCCCTGCTTGAGGCGTGCGTCCGCGAAGACCTCAACAAACGCGCTCCCCGCTATATGGGCGTCATGGACCCGGTCAAACTGGTCATCGAGAACTACCCCGAAGATCAGGTGGATGAGTTCGATGTGGCGCTCAGCCCCGAAGATGATTCCTACGGCACCCGCAAAGTGCCGTTTACCAGGGAGCTGTGGATAGAACGCTCCGACTTCATGGAAGATCCGCCCAAGAAATTCTTCCGCATGGGGCCGGGCCGCGAAGTACGACTGCGCGCCGCATATTACGTCTTGTGCACCGGTTACGACACCGACGCAGAGGGCAATGTCACGGAAATCCGCGCCACCTACGACCCTGAAACCAAGGGCGGATGGCTGGAAGGTGGACGCAAGGTCAAAGGAACCATGCACTGGGTCTCTGCCACCCACGGTCTCAAAGCCGAGGTGCGCAACTACACCAGCCTCTTCTCCGTGGATAACCCCGGTGCTCCCGAAGAAGGCAAAACCTTTGTGGACTACGTTGACCCCGACTCACTGGAAGTCCTGCCCGAATGCTACGTTGAACCGGCGCTGGCCGACATGGAGCCGGGCGTGAACTTCCAGTTCGAGCGCACCGGCTATTACTGCTCGGACAACAAGGACCACAAGCCCGGTAAAACCATGGTCTTCAACCGCACCACCACCCTGCGTGACAGCTGGGCCAAGATTCAGAAGAAATTGGAAAAATAG
- a CDS encoding substrate-binding periplasmic protein has protein sequence MFVYRESVLQKNKLSIVLLAMLPILLIVPPCRAETVLVGVGYSMPPYVIRETQSGLEVEIIREAFKAVGHDVEFSYLPNLRLPLALNEGRVDAIAANVAYDVKSEAAVVAFDSEVTLKYHNYAIALADRDVRIIQIDDLKKLRVLGFNNASKYLGPEYAAMAATNANYSEIADQALQVRLLYSKRVDVVIADKRIFLYWRQYLENSQQAAALGMEQQVVFFPVFPPAPRHLSFRSDSLRGQFNAGLDAIRQNGMYATLIKEYGFVKTSH, from the coding sequence ATGTTTGTCTATAGAGAGTCTGTGTTGCAGAAAAATAAACTTAGCATAGTGCTCCTGGCCATGTTGCCAATATTGCTGATTGTTCCGCCGTGCCGTGCTGAAACAGTACTCGTCGGGGTGGGGTATTCCATGCCTCCGTATGTGATCAGGGAGACGCAGAGCGGTCTTGAGGTAGAGATCATCAGAGAGGCGTTCAAAGCCGTGGGGCATGATGTCGAGTTCTCTTACCTGCCCAATCTGCGACTGCCTCTTGCCCTGAACGAAGGGCGGGTCGATGCCATTGCCGCGAACGTCGCCTATGACGTGAAATCGGAAGCCGCCGTTGTTGCCTTTGATTCGGAGGTCACGCTCAAATACCATAACTATGCCATTGCCCTGGCAGACAGAGACGTTCGCATCATACAGATCGACGATCTGAAAAAACTGCGGGTTCTCGGATTCAACAACGCCAGTAAATACCTCGGCCCGGAGTATGCAGCCATGGCAGCGACCAATGCAAACTACTCTGAAATTGCGGACCAGGCGCTACAGGTTCGACTGCTCTATAGCAAACGGGTCGATGTGGTGATCGCGGACAAACGGATTTTTCTCTATTGGCGCCAGTATCTGGAGAATTCACAACAGGCTGCTGCGTTGGGCATGGAGCAGCAGGTGGTGTTTTTTCCTGTCTTTCCCCCTGCCCCCAGGCATCTGTCGTTTCGGAGTGATTCCTTGCGCGGCCAGTTTAATGCCGGTCTGGATGCCATAAGGCAAAACGGCATGTATGCGACGCTGATCAAGGAATATGGTTTTGTCAAAACAAGTCATTGA